One Drosophila teissieri strain GT53w chromosome X, Prin_Dtei_1.1, whole genome shotgun sequence genomic window, aaatgcagctcTTGAATCGATAATACAGCGGATGAGGCGGTCCCAGTTTCAGTCCCAGTTTCAGTGCCATTCCCGCACTTTCCTCCAATGGGCATTTAATGAGCTGTGAACGCGCTCACAATGCGCCTGCATTTGGCGTCCTGCCCAAGGACCAACAACAAGGAGTCGATCTGACGACAATGGGCCACAAACAGCAAGACCAAGACCGACAGCaagggcaacaacaaagccgGCAACAACTTCACTCATttgcgcataaattatgcgCACTCTTTGtcacgtatacgccccgtgtgTCGGGCCGGCGGGTATATTAGCACCTGGCATAGCAGAGGCCAAAAGCATTGCTTCAATTGAAAGTCCATGTTTTATATACTTAACTTGCAGCCTAAGTCAATGCTCCACACCGAACAGCTAGAGTTGCACTTCAAAACTCTGATGACAGGGTATCCCGCCAGTCGAGTGCCACTAAGAGGTTCTTCCATTTTGGGTCCACACCTACTGTTGGCACCGACAATTGTCACACCTTTTAGCGGCCGGGCTCGCATTAATAGCTAATGAAGGCACATCAACGACACCCGACCACATGGCACTGGCCATAAAAAGGACCGCAGCACAAAGGAGAATTGGCCGGCGTTCAAATGGCAGACAATTTGCTATTTTCTCTCCCTTTTTGTGGCCATAAATTGGTGATGTTCGGAAActtttggcctttgttttCCCGAGTTTTCTCTTTCCGCATCCTGTTCCGACTTTGCCGCAATTAATTTGCCAGTTTATGTCACGTTTAAACTGCTCGTGCTTCCGGAAAATCTCGCACAcatgtaaatttaaattcagccTATGGCAACTCCCCTTGATGGAAAATTGGCTTTCGATTGGCCAAAAAGCTTGATTAGCAGaatcaaatgcaatgcaatcaAATTATCTATAATGTGGTTTACTAACTTACCAgctatttaatatttaattaattaggTCACTGAATCAATAATTTTCTGGTATATTGTCTCTGTGGAAAcaataaatagtttataattaaaaacctTGATTTATGCATAGGAAATGAGCAACGTTAAAAGTTTTTCTGAAAATCAaccaaaatgcatttaaatgaacCAACAATTTATATCTTCTCAAAAATGATTGTCGTAAAGTTGCGAAACAAGGGAAATTGATTTAAGGCTGACTGATTTTATGACCTCCTATTAAAAGCGTACAACTATACGGAAATCACGCAGCCCGAAACTTTTTGATGACGCTCGTCAGCGGAGAAAACTTCAGACGGCACTTTCCCAGGATATAAAGTGGACTTTACAgcccacaaaaataaaacaagtgcATGGGGGCCATGCAAGTGCAGTGATCTCTGGATTTGGGCAAACTTTCTCCTTGGCAACCGATTTGGTTGCCATTCTGCAGGCCGAGCAACTAATTTCAATTAGCACTTTTGCCCTCACATGCCAGCCGGGAAATCCCcttttctattttcatttaccACATGCCATTCTCTATTCTGCATTCTCCATTCGCTATTCGCTATTCGCCATTTACCGTACAGcagttcccatttcccatttctcatttcccatttgcacattttcgcatttccacaGCCAAGTGCATatcaatttttaattcaatttcagcACAAGCAGTGCCATTGATTGCGAGTGTAAGCCACTTCGGGGACTACGGCCGGAATCGAATttgcaaaatgcgaaaatgcgactgcgactgcgaaggggaaaatggaactcgaactgaaaacgaaaatgaaaacgaaactgaaaatgATTGGGAGTGGGAATGTGAAGGGGTAGAGCAACCGAAACCCAAACCAGAAACAAGACCATGTCCAAATGCACAGCTCCGAGTGCTGCGATAAGAAATCCGAGTCCTCGCTAAGTGGAATCGACTGGGGGCAGTGTTttatgtgggcgtggcaaaaaaaagggagtGTGGGGGGGTGTGCCACTTTGGGCCAcacatgcaaaatgcattaaaagaGTTTAGCACTTCGCATGGTCACTTTGGGACTAGGGAGTGGAAGCGAAAAGATGTAATTCACTAGGGAGTGTAATACATCAAAACAAGAGATATTCTTTTGaattttggaaaatgtatgtataaatcaGCAATAACGAGGCGGTAATGAACGATAACCTTTATACTTCTCTTGATAAATTCCCAGCCGTAGCCACCTAATCTATGACTAACTTGCGTTCTTATGCcattagtttaattaaatcgaAAACTGGGCGCAGTCTCATGCAATCCACcaattaaaaggaaattgGGAATTTGGGAAATATTGAATGCGaaaaaagcggggaaaagctATTATTTGCAAGTCTAGTACTAAATTTTGGATATGTAATATGAGAATGTAGTATGATGACAATACTATAACCTGACTACACTATACCATTTTCCATGTTGCAGGAACTGGTGGCCATTTCTCCGGAGCGCCGCAACTGGCGCGGCATCTTCATCGCCCTGCTGGTCATCGCCGCCGTCTTCAGCCTGATCATATTCTCGATCTTCCTGCTGTCGCCGGAGGATGAGGGTCTGCGGATCCGCGGGCGCCGGATGCTGCCCAGCGACATCCTGGGCAGGAGCCTCCAGTGGAAGCCCTTCAACGGCACCTGGAGCAATGGTGAGTGCTGCCATCTGTAAGCCAATGTCCTTTTTTAATGTCCTTTTTGCAGGTCGTGAGCTCATTTATCGCGACCCAACGGGCGGCCTTTCCATTCTCAATATGGCCGATCTTACCACACGCATTCTTATGACCAATTCAACATTCGTAAGTTCTTGAACAATCATCTTTTCTTCTATCAATGaatatataatgaatatataatgaatatataatgaatatattgTAGCGCCAACTGAATGCGGAATCATTTCTGGTCGCACCTGACCAGAAATACGTACTACTGCAGTCGGACTCGAATACCGAGGGCTCCAGGTGGGTAATCTTAAAGGATTTTATCAGGAAACTATATTACAACTTCTTGTTTCATTAAATACTTAATGCAATCGATTGCCGTTGCTTGCCTTCTGTTTCATTGGTTTTAGTTTCGTAAAACTTGCCAAAATGATCAACTTCATTGTAGCTCAATGAGCATTATTTCTCTTCTcaccataaaaatattaaataaactacTTTCCGCACAGACATCACGTTTACGAGGTGCAGACGGCCAACACATTCCCGCTGGGTCCCACGGAGAACATAGCGGAGGCGCCACGCCTCCAGCACGTGGTGTGGGCGCCAGCGAATCCGCCGCCACCGCTTGGAGCACCACCACCCAGTGGTGCCAGTGGAGTCAGTGGTGCGAGTAGTGGCAGTGGTGCTAGCGgcgccagcaccaccacaatGGCCCCTCTGCCCAGTGGCAGCATAATCCTGAACAGCCTGGCTGGCGCTGCCAATGGACCAGCATCCGCCGGAGCTGCCGGCTCCGCCGCCCCAAATCCGAATGGCAAGGCCGGCGGTTACACTTTGAACCAGGCCATCGCCTTTGTGCACCACAACGACATCTACTACAAGCCCAAGGTGCAGGGCGAACTGGTGTGCCGGATAACGCAGACGGGATCGGGTTCGCTGGAGGGCGACTCCACTGGGGTGGTGTTCAATGGAGTGCCCGATTGGATGTACGAGAATGTGCCGGAGCTGGAGAGCCGCCGGAGCAGCATGGAGTTTTCGCCGGACGGACTCTTCCTGGCCTTCCTCAGCTACAATGACAGCGAGGTCGCCGAGTACAAGTGAGTGCAAGTTCTTGGGCATTTTCTACTACAAACTAGATCAAACTGATAGATAACTGATAGATAAATAAGCATATTTACAATGATAGTAATTTACCTTGTAATTTTCCAGATACACCTGGATGGGCGATGACATCAAGTACCCGGCGGTGATGAGCCAACGCTACCCCAAGACGGGTGCCCGCAACCCGAATGTCACGGTCAACGTGGTCAATCTCTCGGTGATCAAGTACATCTTTCCCACGCAGATCAAGCTGCCGAGCGAGCTCTCCAACGGCAGCTACGTGGGCGGCTTGACCTGGGCCTCATCCACCGACCTGTCGGTGACGGTGACCAACCGCGAGCAGACCAAGGCCACCACGGTGCTGTGCAGAGCTCCGCACTTCCACTGCCAGGCGGTGCACACGGAGGTGACCATCAACGATGGCTGGGTTCTGCCATCGGAACGGCCCATCTTCTCGGTGCGCAACCAGGGGCACAGTCGACTGGGCAAGATGGTGCAGAATGCGGAGGAGATCCTGGCGGAAAGTCAGAATGTGAATGTGACGGATGGCCAAACGCACACCACCCATGAGATCAGCAATGGTGGCTATCTGCTGAAGCGGCTGCCTGTGCGGGATGGCGAGCACGGTCACTATCGCCACGTGGTCTTCATATCCTCGCTGGACCGACGACCCGTGCCCCTGACCATGGGTCGCTTCGAGGTCACCGAGATCGTCGGCTGGGATGAGCCGCATGAGATCGTCTACTTCATGGCTGCGCCGGAGAAGCGGCCCGGCGAACGGCATCTGTACAAGATTAACCTCAAGCTCAATGTCACCGAATCGAATCGCACGTACATCACCTCCACATCGCCCACCTGTCTCACCTGCGACAACACGGAGTCCACGTACCGGCTGCACCGGGTCAGGATCTCGCAGCGGGGCGATCGCTGGGAGGATATAGTGGCTCGCCTGGAGCCAGACGATTGCCTCTACGATATACCCAAGAATTGCCTGTTCAATCGGGTGCAGTTCAGCCAGGACTACAGCTACTACGTGCAGGAGTGCCTGGGTCCGGAGGCACCCAGTGTTTACCTGGTGGAGACGGCCAGCAATGACAAGATCTATGTGCTGAATGCCGGCGATGTGCTGCGCCACCGGCTCTCCCAACTCGCCATTCCGCAATCACGCACCTTCAGCGTGGAGATCCGGCACGGATTCCACGCCCAGGTGCGCCTCTTCCTGCCACCCGGCATGCGAGAGGAGGAGGAAGTTGCCTTTCCACTGGTGCTCCACGTGTAAGTTGCtacttctttattttctttagctTGGGTAGACATAAGTAATGACTTTCATTTGAAAACCGCAGCGATGCCTCGCCGGGATCACAGTTGGTAACAGAGCGCTTCCACGTGGACTGGAACTGGTACTTGGCCAGCCAGAGGAGTTTCATAGTGGCCCAGATCGAcgggcgtggcagtggctTCCAGGGCGAGTTGCTCCGCACCCAGGTACACGGAAAACTGGGCACCGTCGAGGTGGAGGATCAACTGGGAGTCCTCACGTAAGGCAATCGCAATGAGCACAGTTTATATAGGAATCtaatatatttggttttataGTTACCTGCGGGACAACCTGAAGTTCATCGATCCGCTGAGGATCTGCGCCTTTGGCTGGGGCTACGGTGGCTACGCCTCCTCCATGATGCTCATCGACGACTCGCAGCAGGTGCTCCAGTGCGCGGTGGCGATCAATCCCATTGTCAACTTTGGATTCCACTGTGAGTGGCACACACAAATCCAAGTTTATGAATTTAAAACCACTTATACTATAATTTCATACTCCAATGCATCCCTTCCTGCAGATTCCTTCTTCACGGAGCGCTACATCCCGCTGAAGGGCGACTACTTGCGTGCCCTCCAGGAGGCGGATCTCACCATGAAGGCGGGCAACATCAAGGGCCGCAACCTGATGCTGATGCACGGCACGGCGGACACGATGGTGCACCAGGAGCACACGCTGATGCTGGTGCGGGCGCTCGTGGAGCAGCAGGTGAAGTTCCGGCACCAGGTGTATCCGGACGAGGATCACACCATCGGCAGGTCGCTGAGCCATGTCTACAAGACGATGGAGTGGTACTTCGATGAGTGCTTCGGCCCCGTCGACGACAACGAGTGGGACCCCACGGGTCTATTCGTGTTCAAGCAATAATTAAGACCCCCCTACGATCCTTACGACGAGGATCCGCTGGCCAATCAGCTCAGCGACATCGACATCGGGCCCGCCACCGATGCGCatccggatgcggatgcggatgccgACGGCGATTCCGCCGGCAGCAATCTGTCCACCCTGCTGACCGCCACCACGACGACCGCCTCGCTGTCGGCGCTCGACGAACTGGACAACCGGCTGCAGGCCCTGGACCTGATCACCTCCTCCACGGCCACCACCCTCAGCAAGGTCGCCGGCAAGCTGTGCAACTACAGCAGCAAGCGCCGGCTCCACCAGTCGGAGGCCGTGCTCGCCCAGAAGTCGCGCATCCTCCAGCACTAGGGGATCCACCCCAGGGGTGTCCTCCTCCGTGTGTgaagtgtgtgtttgtgtgtgggtgggcaGATCCATCCTCATTTCACTTTCGACACGGGTTTGCGGAACTTCTTTACATTTTGATGCTATTTACGAGTCAAAAAACGCTCtttatataatttcatttatatatttgaaacacgtatatttattaagtttaaacttatacattattttcattattattttttgaatgCTTGCAATTCCTCTATCACTTTCGcacttctttaaaaaaaacctacaaaatcgatataaattattgaaacatttaatttatatatttaacttaatGAATTGTTAACTAAGTCGAAGTCTTATGTCCGCTGATTGTTGACGAAAGTGAAAATGAGGATAGCGTATCCAGTTGCAGGTCTTCTTAAAGTTTACCTTGatttaaagttaatttattttgctaaattttaaaatgtaaacttaGATTCCGCAAATTTATAAAGAATGTGAAAACAGGGAAAGGTCATTCAGTGTGCAAGTGTGGATTCTCCAATGGCATTTATAGGTACAATttgttaagaaattaataactTTAATTTGGAGGAAAATCTAACCAGTtttagcatttatttatagaaatttataGTAATCCAAATGGCATtgatataatttttaaatgtttattatatttattattatatcaaaattatttagcattttttaaatacgagctaggatcaaaatattttgaataggTATAAATTGTTaacataatttattgaaatacttTATTTGCATAAGTCTCTTTGTCTTTAttcctaaaaaaaaaggatgaaccataaaatatccaattacTGGTCACCAAAGTCGGACAAGTtgactatatatacatatatttcggTTTATATGATTTTGCCGGCGAGAATCGCGTGTGAATGAGAATcgagaaaacagaaaacagagttaaaagaaaccaaaccaaagcaaGGTGATTCATTTATGCGACTGATTATTAACATATgtgtattaaataattaacCAAACTGATGGTGCGAGGGgggtgacgatgatgatgatgttacGGGCCGGCGAGATGTCGATGTCCTTGGCGTAAGGATACAAATGTAGGGGATTTACCTAATTGCTAATGGCAAACCGAATACAGCGCGATATGTGTGTGTCATGGTGTATGTACAAGTAATTCGTTTAGACATCATTGTTGTTTCTTTACGTGTTCGTTTCGATGTGTATAAACATATAGTTATAATTGACTGAAcggtattttttttgtatatattaacgattaaattttaaagagaGGAATGAAAGCGAGAGCGCTAATCGAATTCGATTATTGAAACTTATTGAAACAATTACACAAGTCATGTCCAAGTGCAAGGAGGAGGGAATATCTTTTAAATAGCCAACAAGTGTTTGTGAGTAGTCATGAAAAATCGAGAACGAGAAATAAAAGCTTAATGCCCCATTGAATGTTTGTGATAGTCGAGAGTAGGCGACTATAAAATACCCTGTACACCATAGATACTGATCCCGATCGAGATTCTTCTCTCCCGACTTCCGGTGTGCAACAGCTTTAATCTTCATATCCATTCAACGTTCAATGCTGTGGATACAGGGTATTTCCAGCTGTCTAGCATCCAAAGCAGATCTAATTTTtaatctaaatatatatggaGAGTGGATGGATGGAGCGGAGATTGTGCCACACTAAAGACAAGTCCCAGGCTTGCAAAGCCCCCTATACCTACACCGATCGCATTGGATC contains:
- the LOC122624335 gene encoding inactive dipeptidyl peptidase 10 isoform X1; translation: MVEIQKPHSALKRPSLKRETVVVNNSAPTIKKVTLVPKDEELVAISPERRNWRGIFIALLVIAAVFSLIIFSIFLLSPEDEGLRIRGRRMLPSDILGRSLQWKPFNGTWSNGRELIYRDPTGGLSILNMADLTTRILMTNSTFRQLNAESFLVAPDQKYVLLQSDSNTEGSRHHVYEVQTANTFPLGPTENIAEAPRLQHVVWAPANPPPPLGAPPPSGASGVSGASSGSGASGASTTTMAPLPSGSIILNSLAGAANGPASAGAAGSAAPNPNGKAGGYTLNQAIAFVHHNDIYYKPKVQGELVCRITQTGSGSLEGDSTGVVFNGVPDWMYENVPELESRRSSMEFSPDGLFLAFLSYNDSEVAEYKYTWMGDDIKYPAVMSQRYPKTGARNPNVTVNVVNLSVIKYIFPTQIKLPSELSNGSYVGGLTWASSTDLSVTVTNREQTKATTVLCRAPHFHCQAVHTEVTINDGWVLPSERPIFSVRNQGHSRLGKMVQNAEEILAESQNVNVTDGQTHTTHEISNGGYLLKRLPVRDGEHGHYRHVVFISSLDRRPVPLTMGRFEVTEIVGWDEPHEIVYFMAAPEKRPGERHLYKINLKLNVTESNRTYITSTSPTCLTCDNTESTYRLHRVRISQRGDRWEDIVARLEPDDCLYDIPKNCLFNRVQFSQDYSYYVQECLGPEAPSVYLVETASNDKIYVLNAGDVLRHRLSQLAIPQSRTFSVEIRHGFHAQVRLFLPPGMREEEEVAFPLVLHVDASPGSQLVTERFHVDWNWYLASQRSFIVAQIDGRGSGFQGELLRTQVHGKLGTVEVEDQLGVLTYLRDNLKFIDPLRICAFGWGYGGYASSMMLIDDSQQVLQCAVAINPIVNFGFHYSFFTERYIPLKGDYLRALQEADLTMKAGNIKGRNLMLMHGTADTMVHQEHTLMLVRALVEQQVKFRHQVYPDEDHTIGRSLSHVYKTMEWYFDECFGPVDDNEWDPTGLFVFKQ
- the LOC122624335 gene encoding inactive dipeptidyl peptidase 10 isoform X2, translated to MNAAQSGGHTGGGGSMGKKGSQMEELVAISPERRNWRGIFIALLVIAAVFSLIIFSIFLLSPEDEGLRIRGRRMLPSDILGRSLQWKPFNGTWSNGRELIYRDPTGGLSILNMADLTTRILMTNSTFRQLNAESFLVAPDQKYVLLQSDSNTEGSRHHVYEVQTANTFPLGPTENIAEAPRLQHVVWAPANPPPPLGAPPPSGASGVSGASSGSGASGASTTTMAPLPSGSIILNSLAGAANGPASAGAAGSAAPNPNGKAGGYTLNQAIAFVHHNDIYYKPKVQGELVCRITQTGSGSLEGDSTGVVFNGVPDWMYENVPELESRRSSMEFSPDGLFLAFLSYNDSEVAEYKYTWMGDDIKYPAVMSQRYPKTGARNPNVTVNVVNLSVIKYIFPTQIKLPSELSNGSYVGGLTWASSTDLSVTVTNREQTKATTVLCRAPHFHCQAVHTEVTINDGWVLPSERPIFSVRNQGHSRLGKMVQNAEEILAESQNVNVTDGQTHTTHEISNGGYLLKRLPVRDGEHGHYRHVVFISSLDRRPVPLTMGRFEVTEIVGWDEPHEIVYFMAAPEKRPGERHLYKINLKLNVTESNRTYITSTSPTCLTCDNTESTYRLHRVRISQRGDRWEDIVARLEPDDCLYDIPKNCLFNRVQFSQDYSYYVQECLGPEAPSVYLVETASNDKIYVLNAGDVLRHRLSQLAIPQSRTFSVEIRHGFHAQVRLFLPPGMREEEEVAFPLVLHVDASPGSQLVTERFHVDWNWYLASQRSFIVAQIDGRGSGFQGELLRTQVHGKLGTVEVEDQLGVLTYLRDNLKFIDPLRICAFGWGYGGYASSMMLIDDSQQVLQCAVAINPIVNFGFHYSFFTERYIPLKGDYLRALQEADLTMKAGNIKGRNLMLMHGTADTMVHQEHTLMLVRALVEQQVKFRHQVYPDEDHTIGRSLSHVYKTMEWYFDECFGPVDDNEWDPTGLFVFKQ